The genomic window TCCGGACAACAAGCTCGGCTTGCACCTGGGGCAGTTCTTCGCGCGGGGCAAGACGCACATCGTCGCCATGACCGGCTCCTACTTCCGTGGCGACGCCGAGGCCGTGCTCGCGCCGCAGGATGAGTCGAAGTTCGATACCGTCACCTACACCTACTACGAGCAGCTCAACGGCTACGAGTACCTCAAGCAACTCGACATCGGCTACTTCTTCTACAGCGGGCCTTACGTCGACGACATCCTCAATGTCCTCGATCCCGCCGAGAAGACCATCATCCACATCCCGAATGTCAATTCGCGCGAGAGCACGAAGGACAAGATGCGGGAAGTGGAGCACATCATCGAGGCGCTGGGTGAATGGCAAGGCATCGACCCTGCGACCGGCTTCCAACGTGTCAAGCGCCCCGATGGCCGCGTGCTGCGGATCGCCGATCTCGTCGATGACGATGCCGCCAAGCGCGACCGCGTGTCCGCCGCGCTCAAAGACCCGGCGCAGAAGAACAGCCGCGACCATGTGGACATCATCATCGCGCTGGGCATGGCGAAGGAAGGCTTCGATTGGATTTGGTGCGAACATGCACTGACCGTGGGCTACCGCGCCAGCCTGACCGAGATCGTGCAGATCATCGGCCGAGCTACCCGCGACGCGCCCGGCAAGACCCGCGCGAGGTTCACCAACCTGATCGCCGAGCCGGACGCAGCCGAGGAAGCTGTCACCGAGGCCGTTAACGATACGTTAAAGGCCATCGCGGCGAGCCTGCTGATGGAGCAGGTTCTTGCTCCGCGCTTCGAGTTCAAGCCCAAGAACCCCGACAGTGGCCCGGTGCCGGGTTTTAACTACGGCGAGGGTGGCTACGACCCGGATCGCTGCAACATCGGCGTCAATGAGCAGACAGGGGCGTACCAAATCGAGATCAAGGGCATCGCCGAGCCCAAGAGCAAGGAGGCGGCGCGAATCTGTCAGGAAGACCTGAACGAAGTCATCGCGGCCTTCGTGCAGGACAAGCCCACCATTGAGCGCGGCCTGTTCGATGAGGAGTTGGTGCCCGAGGAGCTGACGCAGGTTCGCATGGGCAAGATCATCAAGGACAAGTATCCCGAGCTTGACGCCGAAGATCAGGAGGCCGTGCGCCAGCATGCCATCGCCGCCCTCAACCTGACGCAACAGGCCAAGCGGCTTGTCACCGAAGGCGAGAGCGACGGGTCGCCCAACACCGCCCTGATCGACGGCGTGCGCCGCTTCGCGATGGACGTGCGCGAGCTGGACATTGACCTCATCGACCGCATCAACCCCTTTGGCGAAGCCTACGCCATCCTCGCCAAGACCATGAGCGAGGACAGCTTGAAGCAGGTCGCGGCGGCCATCTCGGCGAAGCGCACGAGTCTGACGCCGGACGAGGCGAAGGAGATGGCTGTTCGCGCCGTTCAGTTCAAGAAGGAGCGCGGACGCATTCCTGCACTCGATTCCCAGGATGCCTGGGAGCGACGCATGGCCGAAGGCGCGGCCGCCTTTATGCGATTCAAGGCGGAGGGGCGCTATGAGTAACTCCGATCTTGACGAACTCGCTGCGGAGCTTGCCGAGTTCGCACCGCCCGAGGCGAAGGCCGGACGGCCGGCCAGTGAGGAGCGCGTCATCGCGGGCTTCGAGGAAATCCAACGCTTCACCGAGAAGCACGGGCGTGCGCCGCAGCATGGTGAGGATCGCGATATTTTCGAGCGCCTCTATGCCGTGCGCCTGGACCGCTTGCGTGCGCTCCCGGACTGCCGCGCCCTGCTGGAGCCGCTGGACCATCAGGGCTTGCTTGCCGGGGCGCCTACCGTTGCCGCTTCGGCAGATGAAGCCATCGACATCGACGACCTGGCCGCCGAGCTGGCGGGCGTAGCCGACGCAGACGACATCACGGTCCTACGCCATGTCCGCACCAGCGCCGACAAGCGCGCCGCCGAGGAGATCGCGGATCGCAAGCCTTGCGAAGACTTCGAGGCGTTCAAGCCACTGTTCGAGCGCGTAGCGACGGAAGTCAAGACCGGATTGCGCCAGTCCCAGCCCATAGAGGCGGGCCGCCGCGCGATTGAGGCCGGGGACTTTTTCGTTCTCGATGGAATCACGCTCTACGTCGCAGACGTCGGCGAACCGCTGAGAACCACCGCCGGGGAAGTGGACCGCCGCCTGCGCCTCATCTTCTCCAACGGCACCGAAAGCAATCTGCTGTTGCGCTCGCTCCAGCGCGCTTTCTACAACGACCCCGCCGCGCGGCGGCTGGCCTCGCCCGAGAGCGGACAACTCTCCTTCGGCGGCGAGCTTGAGGCCGATGATGTCGAAAGCGGCACGATCTACGTCCTGCGCTCCCTCTCCGATCATCCCTATGTCGCGCAGCACCGCGACATCATCCACAAGATGGGCGTGACCGGGGGCAGGGTGGAGACGCGCATTGCCAACGCCGAACACGACTCCACCTACCTGCTGGCGAAGGTCGAAGTGGTAGCGACCTACAAGCTCGCGGGCGTCAACCGCACCCGGATGGAGAACCTGTTCCACAGACTGTTCGCGCCCGCGCGGTTGAACATCACGATCAACGACCGCTTCGGTCATCCTGTGCAGCCTGAGGAATGGTTCCTAGTGCCACTTCATGTGATCGACGAGGCGGTTCAGCGCATTCGAGATGGATCGATCACCGAGTTTATCTATGACCCGCAGACCGCTCGACTGGTGGGCTACGCGCGGACTAACTATAAGGATGAACCATGATGGAAAGTCTGCGACCGAAGCAGTCAGAGGCTCGATCCATGGTCTTTGCAGAAGGGGCGCAGTGGGTCCGTGCTGACTTTCATCTGCATACCCGAGCGGACCGAGAATTCAAGTTCACGGGCGATGACAACTTCTACAACAGCAACTATGTGGATGCGTTGGAGAAAGCGGACATCCGATTGGGCGTCATTACCAACCACAACAAGTTCGACTTCGAAGAATTCAAAGCACTGCGCAAGACGGCCCAGAAGAAGGGTATTGCGCTGCTGCCAGGCGTTGAGTTGTCGGTCAATGACGGGGCTAATGGCATCCACACGCTTGTTGTGTTCTCCGACGAATGGATCGATGAACACAATTACATCAACCCCTTTCTGACCAGCGCATTCGAAGGTAAAACGCCCGCGCAGTACGAGCAGGAGAACGGGCGCACTTCATGGTCGCTTCTGGAGACCATCAAGAAGCTGGAAGGCTATCACCGGGACTTCTTCCTTGTCTTCGCCCATGTCGAAGCCCCGAGTGGCCTGTGGGCGGAGCTGGATGGCGGCCGGCTTACTGAGTTGGGGCAAAACGAGTTCTTCCGACGCAGAACGCTGGCTTTTCAGAAGGTACGCACGCACGACGGCGCAGGCAAAGACAAACCCTGCCGCACCAAGATTCAAAGCTGGCTACAGAGCTGGTACCCCGCCGAACTGGAAGGCAGCGACCCTAAGAGTGTCGATGAAATCGGTCGAGGCAAAGCCAGCTACCTGAAGCTGGGCGAACTGTCCTTCGAGGCGGTCAAGTTTGCCTTGAGCGATCCCGCTGGGCGGGTAGCCATGGAGCCGCCCAAACATCAAGCGTCGCACATCCGCAGCATCCGCTTCGACGGCGGCATCCTCGATGGGCAAGTGCTGCATTTCTCTTCCGAACTCAACACGTTGATCGGCATCCGGGGCAGCGGCAAATCGTCCATCCTGGAGGCAGTACGCTACGCCCTCGACATTCCACGCGGCGAGAAGGCGCAGGACACCAAGTACAAGGATGAGTTGATCCGCCATACCCTTGGCAGCGGCGGCAAGGTGACGCTGACAGCATGTGACGTGTACGGACAGGAGTTCACCATCTCCCGCATCTTCCGCGAAGCCCCGAATGTCTATTTGGGCGGCAAGTTGCAACCCGGCGTGTCGATCCGGGAAACCGTACTGCGCCGTCCGATCTACTTCGGCCAGAAGGACCTTTCCAGCACCGGCGAAGGCTTCGAGACCGATCTGGTGGAAAAGCTGGTTGGCGAGAAGCTGCGTGTGCTGCGTGACGAAATAGAGGTTCAACGCCAGCGCGTGCGTGACGCTGCTCAGCGCTGGCTCAAGCTCAGCAACACGGCCGAACTCAAGCGCGACTTCGAGACCCAACTAAATGATGCCAACTTCCGTCTGACCAAGTTCGCGGAGCACGGTGTCGCCGATAAGCTCCAAAAGCGACTTGGCTTCCAGCAGGACGCCACAGCGCTCGCGCGCATGATGGAGCGGGCAGACAGCTTCATCCTCGCTCTAGGAAGTCTGATTGCCGAGCATGAGGACGAGCTGCGGAACGCAACGAGCTACGTTTCCAAGCAGAACCCGGATTTCTTCACGGCCTACTACGCTGAGTTCTCCAGCCTCGTTGCCAAGGTCGATCAGCTCAAGCAGATCGAGCGAGAAGCGAACGTCATTGCAGCTCGCCTCAAGACCAAACAGGGCGAATTTGAAGGCGCAAGCAGGAGCCTTCAGGAGGAGTTCGCACAAGTCGAGCGCCAACTGGCTCAGGAGCTCAAGCAAACCGGCATGACTGCCATCCAGCCGGACGACTTCCTGGCCCAGCAGCAGCGCAAAACCAAGGCGGAGCAAATGCTGGAGGCGCTGGCCAAGCAGGAATCACAGCAGACCAGCATCCGCGACGCGCTGTTTGCCGAGATCGACAAACTCAATGAACTATGGCTGCGCGAGTTCAATACCATCAAGGTAGAGCTGGACCGCGTGAACGCTGGCCACACCGCCCTGCAGATCGAAGCGGACTTCAAGGGCGACAAGGAAGCCGCCATCAGCTTCATGCAGCAGCTCTTCAAGGGCAGCAACATTCGCGAAACCACGCTGCGCGCAGTGATGGAGGACTATGCCGATTTTGGCGGCCTCCTACGTGCCTTGCCGGGAGCCTTGGCGAAGGCCGGCAGCACCCCCGAGGTCTTCGAAAAGACCTTCATGCAGAACCTGACCGATTTCGTCACCTGGCAGGTGCCCAACCGCTTCGTCATCCGCTATCGCGGCAAAGAGTTGAAGCACCACTCTCTCGGGCAGCGCGCTTCGGCGCTGTTGCTGTACGTGCTCAGTCAACGCCAGAACGACGTGATCATCATCGACCAACCGGAAGACGATCTGGACAACCAGACCATTTACGACGATGTGATCAAGCTGCTACGGGAAATGAAGCCTCACGCCCAATTCATCTTCGCCACCCACAACGCCAACTTCCCGGTGCTGGGTGACGCGGAACAGGTGCACGCCTGCCAATACCAGGACGAGAAGGTCGCCACGCGAAGCGGCAGCATCGACGCCCGCCCGGTGCAGGACGCCATCATCAACATCATGGAAGGAGGCCAGGAAGCCTTCAACCGTCGCAAAGAGGTCTACAACCTATGGAAACCACAGAGCTGATCGACCTGCTCAGCCGGGGCGAGGACAGTCGGCAGCAGTTCAAGACGGACATCAACAATGCCGACGCCTTGGCAGCAGAGATCGTTGCCTTCAGCAACACCGCTGGTGGTCGCATCTTCATTGGGGTGAACGACGACGGTTCGGTGCGCGGTCTATCCGGCGCCGACGTTGCTCGTCTCAACATGCTCATCGCCAACGTGGCCTCGCAGGTCGTGCGTCCCGCCGTGAACCCGCTCACGGAAAACGTGCCTCACCCGGCAGGCACGGTGCTGGTGCTCTCTATCGCTGAGGGCGTCAACAAGCCCTACATGGACAAGAACGGCGCGATTTGGGTGAAGAACGGCTCGGACAAGCGCCGCGCCACCTCGCGCGAGGAATTGCAGCGCCTGTTCCAGCAGGCGGGTTTGGTGCACGCCGACGAAACGCCCGTAGCGGGCTTGAGCGCGGGCGATGTGGACATGCCCTATTTCGAAACCTTCTTCGAGCAGCAATTCGGTGAGCCGCTCGCCCAGCATAACCAGCCGCTGCCGCAGTTGCTGACCAACATGAACCTGATGAACCAGGGGCAGCTCAACGTGGCGGGCGGTCTGCTGTTCGCCAAATCACCGCACTACGCGCTACCCGCCTTCGTCGTCAAGGCCGTCGCCTTTGTCGGCACCCAGATTGAGGACGAACGCTACATCGACAGCCGCGACATCGTCGGCAAGCTGGCCGACGTGTTCCAGCAGACGTTGGGCTTTATCGTCGCTAACACCCGCGCCGCGCAGGGCGAGCAGGGCTTCAACTCCCAGGGGCAGCCTGAGATTCCCCGCATCGTCTGGGAAGAACTGGTCGCCAACGCCCTCATTCACCGCGACTACTTCGTCAGCGCGCCGATCCGCGTACTGGTCTTCGCGGATCGTGTCGAGATCATCAGCCCTGGCCACCTGCCCAACAACCTGACTATCGAGAACATCAAGGCCGGCAACTCCAATATGCGCAACCCCATCCTGGCGTCCTTTGCCGCCAAGCTCCTGCCTTATCGCGGATTGGGTAGCGGCCTGCTGCGCTCACTGAGGGCATGGCCGCAGATCGAACTCATCGATGATCGGTCCGCCAATCTGTTCAAGGCTATCGTGGCGCGTCCCAGCTTGCTGGAGCCGGCCGGAAGTTCTTGACTGGGGTCGTCTCAGAAAACGGAAAATAAAGCACGCTAAGGCATAGCCGAACCTGCCAAGCTTGCTCCACCCTGTAGTGACGCGATCAGCGGGCAGGAAACGTTCCCCCTTCGCGCATGGCAGGCGCACACCAACTCAGACAGCACGGCCTCCATGCGCGCCAGGTCAGCCATTTTCTCGCGCACGTCCTTGAGCTTGTGCTCGGCCAGACTGCTGGCTTCCTCGCAATGGGTGCCATCCTCCAGCCGCAGCAGCTCGGCGATCTCATCCAGGCTGAAGCCCAGCCGCTGGGCTGATTTCACGAAGCGCACCCGCGTTACATCCGCCTCGCCATAGCGGCGGATGCTGCCATAGGGCTTGTCAGGCTCCAGCAACAAGCCCTTGCGCTGATAGAAACGGATGGTCTCCACATTGACCCCGGCCGCCTTGGCGAAAACGCCAATGGTCAGGTTCTCCAAATTGTTTTCCATATCGCTTGACTCCGTACATGAGTACGGAAGTAAGGTTACGCTATCCAATTTCAATTCGAAAGGACAAGCGCATGTCTGAACCAAAAACCGGGCGCGGCGCGCTCTTCACTGGAGGGCTTGCCGCCATCCTCGCCTCGGCTTGCTGCCTCGGGCCGTTGGTTCTGATCGCCTTGGGGTTCAGCGGCGCTTGGATCGGCAACTTGGCGGTGTTGGAACCCTATCGCCCCATCTTTATCGGCGTGGCGCTGGTGGCGTTGTTCTTCGCCTGGCGGCGCATCTACCGGCAGGCAGCGGCCTGCAAACCGGGTGAGGTCTGCGCGATTCCCCAAGTGCGAGCTACTTACAAGCTCATTTTCTGGATCGTGGCCGCGCTGGTTCTGGTCGCGCTCGGATTTCCCTACGTCATGCCATTTTTCTACTGATCGGAGTTCACCATGAAGAAACTGTTTGCCTCCCTCGCCCTCGCCGCCGTTGTTGCCCCCGTCTGGGCCGCCACCCAGACCGTCACGCTGTCCGTACCGGGCATGACCTGCTCCGCCTGCCCGATCACTGTCAAGAAGGCGATTTCCAAGGTCGAAGGCGTCAGCAAAGTTGACGTGACTTTCGAGACACGCCAAGCGGTCGTCACCTTCGACGATGCCAAGACCAGCGTGCAGAAGCTGACCAAGGCAACCGCAGACGCGGGCTATCCGTCCAGCGTCAAGCAGTGAGTCACTGAAAACGGCACCGCAGCACAACGGACGTCATTGTCTGGCGCCACAAACGATAAAGGATCTGTTGCATGACCCATCTAAAAATCACCGGCATGACTTGCGACTCGTGCGCGGCGCACGTCAAGGAAGCGCTGGAAAAAGTGCCAGGCGTGCAGTCGGCGCTGGTGTCCTATCCGAAGGGCACAGCGCAACTCGCCATCGTGCCGGGCACATCGCCGGACGCGCTGACTGCCGCCGTGGCCGGACTGGGCTACAAGGCAACGCTAGCCGATGCGCCACTGGCGGACAACCGCGTCGGACTGCTCGACAAGGTGCGGGGATGGATGGCCGCCGCCGAAAAGCACAGTGGCAACGAGCCCCCGGTGCAGGTAGCGGTCATTGGCAGCGGTGGAGCCGCGATGGCGGCGGCGCTGAAAGCCGTCGAGCAAGGCGCGCAGGTCACGCTGATCGAGCGCGGCACCATCGGCGGCACCTGCGTCAATGTCGGCTGTGTGCCGTCCAAGATCATGATCCGCGCCGCCCACATCGCCCATCTGCGCCGGGAAAGCCCGTTCGATGGCGGTATTGCGGCAACTGTGCCTACGATTGACCGCAGTAAGCTGCTGGCCCAGCAGCAGGCCCGCGTCGACGAACTGCGGCACGCCAAGTACGAAGGCATCCTGGGCGGTAATCCGGCCATCACCGTTGTGCACGGTGAGGCGCGCTTCAAGGACGACCAGAGCCTTACCGTCCGTTTGAACGAGGGTGGCGAGCGCGTCGTGATGTTCGACCGCTGCCTGGTCGCCACGGGTGCCAGCCCGGCGGTCCCGCCGATTCCGGGCTTGAAAGAGTCACCCTACTGGACTTCCACCGAGGCCCTGGCGAGCGACACCATTCCCGAACGCCTTGCCGTAATCGGCTCGTCGGTGGTGGCGCTGGAGCTGGCGCAAGCCTTTGCCCGGCTGGGCAGCAAGGTCACGGTCCTGGCGCGCAATACCTTGTTCTTCCGTGAAGACCCGGCCATCGGCGAGGCGGTGACAGCCGCTTTCCGTGCCGAGGGCATCGAGGTGCTGGAGCACACGCAAGCCAGCCAGGTCGCCCATATGGACGGTGAATTCGTGCTGACCACCACGCACGGTGAATTGCGCGCCGACAAACTGCTGGTTGCCACCGGTCGGACACCGAACACGCGCAGCCTCGCGCTGGACGCAGCGGGGGTCACTGTCAATGCGCAAGGTGCCATCGCCATCGACCAAAGCATGCGCACGAGCAACCCGAACATCTACGCGGCCGGCGACTGCACCGACCAGCCGCAGTTCGTCTATGTGGCGGCAGCGGCCGGCACCCGTGCCGCGATCAACATGACCGGCGGCGATGCGGCGCTCGACCTGACCGCAATGCCGGCCGTGGTGTTCACCGATCCGCAAGTGGCGACCGTGGGCTACAGCGAGGCGGAAGCCCACCACGACGGGATCGAGACCGACAGCCGCACCTTGACCTTGGACAACGTGCCGCGTGCGCTCGCCAACTTCGACACACGCGGCTTCATCAAGTTGGTTATCGAGGAAGGCAGCCATCGGCTGATCGGCGTACAGGCGGTCGCGCCGGAAGCGGGTGAACTGATCCAGACGGCGGCTCTGGCCATTCGCAACCGCATGACGGTGCAGGAACTGGCCGACCAGTTGTTCCCCTATCCGCGCCAGAACGGCTTAGCCATCGCCCTGCGCGAGCTGGGGCGCATCGAACGCACGCTGTTCATCCTGGACTGGTTGCAAAGCGTGGAGCTGCGCCGCCGCGTCCACGCTGGACTGAACAAGGGCGAAGCGCGCAACGCGCTGGCCCGCGCCGTATTCTTCAACCGTCTGGGCGAAATCCGCGACCGCAGCTTCGAGCAGCAGCGCTACCGGGCCAGCGGCCTCAACCTGGTGACGGCGGCCGTCGTGTTGTGGAACACGGTCTATCTGGAGCGCGCAGCACATGCGTTGCGTGGCAACGGGCATGCTGTCGATGACGCGCTATTGCAATACCTGTCGCCGCTCGGCTGGGAACACATCAACCTGACCGGCGATTACCTCTGGCGCAGCAGCGCCAAGATCGGCGCGGGCAAGTTCAGGCCGCTACGACCGTTGCAACCGGCTTAGCGTGCTTTATTTTCCGTTTTCTGAGGCGACCCCATGTATGCCCCGACTCTTCTTGATGGTCGAGACGCAAACTAAAGCATGTAGTCGTGTGGTGGTTGACAGCTTGAGGTACACATGCCATCATTTGCCATCATTTATTATAAATAAATGATGTTTATTATACCTAAACGGAGAACGCAATGGATCATGTCAGTCCCTGGGCTACTGCCCCTAAGCTTCCGTCTACGCACTATGTAGATAACCGAATCTATACGGATCCGGTGATTTTCGAGGAAGAGCGAGAGAAAATCCTGGCTGCAACGTGGCGGCTTGTCTGTCACGAATCGGAACTGCCAGAACCCGGCGACTACCGGGCGAAGGAAATCGCCGGGGTACCGGTTGTCATCCTGCGCAGCGAGGACCGGTCGATTATGGCGTTCTTTAACGTTTGCCCACACCGGGGCGCGCGCCTAGTGCGCGACGAGCGTGGAAATGCGAAGAAGGGCCTGCAGTGCCTTTATCATCTATGGACGTTTGCGCTCGACGGTAAGTGCACAAGCATCACCCGAAGCAAGGGATATGACGGCTGCAGTCTGAAAAAAGACGACGTTGGACTGCGCTCTGTCCGAACGGAAATCTTCTGCGGCATGGTGTTCGTTTGCCTGAAGGACGACGTGCCACCACTCGAGCAATTCTTGGGTGGTATGGCGGACCATATGAAGACCCACCTTGGCCAGGAAGAGCTTGAGGTATTCCATTACCATCGCGCGATCATCAATACGAACTGGAAGCTCTTCGTAGACAACAACTCCGAGCTCTATCATGAATTCCTGCATGTGCTGAACCGGCGCACCGCCGTCGCACACAAGAGCTATCACGAACGCAATTGGTTGCTTTACCAGAATTCCCACAACATCATTCAGCAGGGTGTAATTCACTACGACAGTTACGGGCTGGGGGAGCGGAGCGAGGGCGCATTGCCGGGAATGCAGCCGAACGGCATGGTCGTCATGCTGCTGTTTCCTGACGTGATGCTCAATATTCGCGCGACCGTGATGCGTATAGACACAATGACGCCACTCGCACCCGGCAAG from Burkholderiaceae bacterium includes these protein-coding regions:
- a CDS encoding DEAD/DEAH box helicase, producing the protein MSDKIKSVPSVSVTYARNGASTKANALGMRPMQERAYEKRGEQYLLIKSPPASGKSRALMFVALDKLKNQGLKQAIIVVPERSIGASFNDEPLSKYGFWADWQVEPKWNLCNAPGNDNGGKVKSLGAFLEGEDKVLVCTHATFRFAVDAYGVEAFDDRLIAVDEFHHVSANPDNKLGLHLGQFFARGKTHIVAMTGSYFRGDAEAVLAPQDESKFDTVTYTYYEQLNGYEYLKQLDIGYFFYSGPYVDDILNVLDPAEKTIIHIPNVNSRESTKDKMREVEHIIEALGEWQGIDPATGFQRVKRPDGRVLRIADLVDDDAAKRDRVSAALKDPAQKNSRDHVDIIIALGMAKEGFDWIWCEHALTVGYRASLTEIVQIIGRATRDAPGKTRARFTNLIAEPDAAEEAVTEAVNDTLKAIAASLLMEQVLAPRFEFKPKNPDSGPVPGFNYGEGGYDPDRCNIGVNEQTGAYQIEIKGIAEPKSKEAARICQEDLNEVIAAFVQDKPTIERGLFDEELVPEELTQVRMGKIIKDKYPELDAEDQEAVRQHAIAALNLTQQAKRLVTEGESDGSPNTALIDGVRRFAMDVRELDIDLIDRINPFGEAYAILAKTMSEDSLKQVAAAISAKRTSLTPDEAKEMAVRAVQFKKERGRIPALDSQDAWERRMAEGAAAFMRFKAEGRYE
- a CDS encoding GIY-YIG nuclease family protein is translated as MSNSDLDELAAELAEFAPPEAKAGRPASEERVIAGFEEIQRFTEKHGRAPQHGEDRDIFERLYAVRLDRLRALPDCRALLEPLDHQGLLAGAPTVAASADEAIDIDDLAAELAGVADADDITVLRHVRTSADKRAAEEIADRKPCEDFEAFKPLFERVATEVKTGLRQSQPIEAGRRAIEAGDFFVLDGITLYVADVGEPLRTTAGEVDRRLRLIFSNGTESNLLLRSLQRAFYNDPAARRLASPESGQLSFGGELEADDVESGTIYVLRSLSDHPYVAQHRDIIHKMGVTGGRVETRIANAEHDSTYLLAKVEVVATYKLAGVNRTRMENLFHRLFAPARLNITINDRFGHPVQPEEWFLVPLHVIDEAVQRIRDGSITEFIYDPQTARLVGYARTNYKDEP
- a CDS encoding histidinol-phosphatase — its product is MVFAEGAQWVRADFHLHTRADREFKFTGDDNFYNSNYVDALEKADIRLGVITNHNKFDFEEFKALRKTAQKKGIALLPGVELSVNDGANGIHTLVVFSDEWIDEHNYINPFLTSAFEGKTPAQYEQENGRTSWSLLETIKKLEGYHRDFFLVFAHVEAPSGLWAELDGGRLTELGQNEFFRRRTLAFQKVRTHDGAGKDKPCRTKIQSWLQSWYPAELEGSDPKSVDEIGRGKASYLKLGELSFEAVKFALSDPAGRVAMEPPKHQASHIRSIRFDGGILDGQVLHFSSELNTLIGIRGSGKSSILEAVRYALDIPRGEKAQDTKYKDELIRHTLGSGGKVTLTACDVYGQEFTISRIFREAPNVYLGGKLQPGVSIRETVLRRPIYFGQKDLSSTGEGFETDLVEKLVGEKLRVLRDEIEVQRQRVRDAAQRWLKLSNTAELKRDFETQLNDANFRLTKFAEHGVADKLQKRLGFQQDATALARMMERADSFILALGSLIAEHEDELRNATSYVSKQNPDFFTAYYAEFSSLVAKVDQLKQIEREANVIAARLKTKQGEFEGASRSLQEEFAQVERQLAQELKQTGMTAIQPDDFLAQQQRKTKAEQMLEALAKQESQQTSIRDALFAEIDKLNELWLREFNTIKVELDRVNAGHTALQIEADFKGDKEAAISFMQQLFKGSNIRETTLRAVMEDYADFGGLLRALPGALAKAGSTPEVFEKTFMQNLTDFVTWQVPNRFVIRYRGKELKHHSLGQRASALLLYVLSQRQNDVIIIDQPEDDLDNQTIYDDVIKLLREMKPHAQFIFATHNANFPVLGDAEQVHACQYQDEKVATRSGSIDARPVQDAIINIMEGGQEAFNRRKEVYNLWKPQS
- a CDS encoding putative DNA binding domain-containing protein, giving the protein METTELIDLLSRGEDSRQQFKTDINNADALAAEIVAFSNTAGGRIFIGVNDDGSVRGLSGADVARLNMLIANVASQVVRPAVNPLTENVPHPAGTVLVLSIAEGVNKPYMDKNGAIWVKNGSDKRRATSREELQRLFQQAGLVHADETPVAGLSAGDVDMPYFETFFEQQFGEPLAQHNQPLPQLLTNMNLMNQGQLNVAGGLLFAKSPHYALPAFVVKAVAFVGTQIEDERYIDSRDIVGKLADVFQQTLGFIVANTRAAQGEQGFNSQGQPEIPRIVWEELVANALIHRDYFVSAPIRVLVFADRVEIISPGHLPNNLTIENIKAGNSNMRNPILASFAAKLLPYRGLGSGLLRSLRAWPQIELIDDRSANLFKAIVARPSLLEPAGSS
- a CDS encoding mercury resistance transcriptional regulator MerR; translation: MENNLENLTIGVFAKAAGVNVETIRFYQRKGLLLEPDKPYGSIRRYGEADVTRVRFVKSAQRLGFSLDEIAELLRLEDGTHCEEASSLAEHKLKDVREKMADLARMEAVLSELVCACHARRGNVSCPLIASLQGGASLAGSAMP
- the merT gene encoding mercuric ion transporter MerT — translated: MSEPKTGRGALFTGGLAAILASACCLGPLVLIALGFSGAWIGNLAVLEPYRPIFIGVALVALFFAWRRIYRQAAACKPGEVCAIPQVRATYKLIFWIVAALVLVALGFPYVMPFFY
- the merP gene encoding mercury resistance system periplasmic binding protein MerP; its protein translation is MKKLFASLALAAVVAPVWAATQTVTLSVPGMTCSACPITVKKAISKVEGVSKVDVTFETRQAVVTFDDAKTSVQKLTKATADAGYPSSVKQ
- the merA gene encoding mercury(II) reductase codes for the protein MTHLKITGMTCDSCAAHVKEALEKVPGVQSALVSYPKGTAQLAIVPGTSPDALTAAVAGLGYKATLADAPLADNRVGLLDKVRGWMAAAEKHSGNEPPVQVAVIGSGGAAMAAALKAVEQGAQVTLIERGTIGGTCVNVGCVPSKIMIRAAHIAHLRRESPFDGGIAATVPTIDRSKLLAQQQARVDELRHAKYEGILGGNPAITVVHGEARFKDDQSLTVRLNEGGERVVMFDRCLVATGASPAVPPIPGLKESPYWTSTEALASDTIPERLAVIGSSVVALELAQAFARLGSKVTVLARNTLFFREDPAIGEAVTAAFRAEGIEVLEHTQASQVAHMDGEFVLTTTHGELRADKLLVATGRTPNTRSLALDAAGVTVNAQGAIAIDQSMRTSNPNIYAAGDCTDQPQFVYVAAAAGTRAAINMTGGDAALDLTAMPAVVFTDPQVATVGYSEAEAHHDGIETDSRTLTLDNVPRALANFDTRGFIKLVIEEGSHRLIGVQAVAPEAGELIQTAALAIRNRMTVQELADQLFPYPRQNGLAIALRELGRIERTLFILDWLQSVELRRRVHAGLNKGEARNALARAVFFNRLGEIRDRSFEQQRYRASGLNLVTAAVVLWNTVYLERAAHALRGNGHAVDDALLQYLSPLGWEHINLTGDYLWRSSAKIGAGKFRPLRPLQPA
- a CDS encoding aromatic ring-hydroxylating dioxygenase subunit alpha, giving the protein MDHVSPWATAPKLPSTHYVDNRIYTDPVIFEEEREKILAATWRLVCHESELPEPGDYRAKEIAGVPVVILRSEDRSIMAFFNVCPHRGARLVRDERGNAKKGLQCLYHLWTFALDGKCTSITRSKGYDGCSLKKDDVGLRSVRTEIFCGMVFVCLKDDVPPLEQFLGGMADHMKTHLGQEELEVFHYHRAIINTNWKLFVDNNSELYHEFLHVLNRRTAVAHKSYHERNWLLYQNSHNIIQQGVIHYDSYGLGERSEGALPGMQPNGMVVMLLFPDVMLNIRATVMRIDTMTPLAPGKTLVEWRGVGLKSDTPDVRAMRIQHHNEVWGPAGRNLPEDIAAVETQWETMVQGGSRYSLFAREEGLKPQDDANLRAFYQEWGRCLGRAPNDPFRHGNVDTDVSHSIKEITNV